AGTTAAAAAAGTGGTGCTGGTTCACCTAAATAAAACCCTTGATACTCATCTGCACCTAAATCTTGAAGAATTTTATAAACTGTTTCATTATGAATAAACTCTACAACTACAATTATTTTTAATGATTTACAAAAATCAATAATTGATTTAACCATTTCATATGAAGTTTGATTTTTATCTATATCTTTAATTAAAGAACCATCAATTTTTATATATTCTGGTTTAATATTTAAAACGTGAGTAAAGTTTGAATATCCTGTTCCAAAGTCATCAATTGCAAACTTAATACCTTTTTTTCTATATGTTAATATAAACTCATCTAATACTTTATGGTCAGAAATAAAATCACTTTCAAGTATTTCAAAAACAATTTTTTCTCTTTGTTCTTTTGTTAGAACTCTTACTTCTCTTTCAATAAAATCCATAAAATCTAAATTTAAAATATCAGAAAAGCTAATATTGACAGAAACCATTTTTCCTATAGTATCAATATTGTCAAAAGCTTTTTTAATAACTATTTGATTTAATTTAAAATATTGTTTTGTTTTAATTGCCACATCAAAAAAGTTTCCAGGAGAAAGATAATGAACTTTTCCATCTACATCATCTTTTATTCTCATTAATGTTTCATATTTAATTAGGTTCTCATTTTTATCAAAAATTGGTTGGAAAAAAGGTACCACTTTATCATTATCAATTGCATATTTAATTTTATCTTTCCAATGCATCATTTTTTTGATATTCTCTTTAGTATCAATCTCTTTGTTATAAACCATAGTTTTATAACCCATTTGTTTTGCTTTTTTTAAAGCAATATTCGCACTTTTTATTGAGTCATTTTGAGAGATTGAAACTCCTAAAGATACTGATAAAAATAGATCAATGCCTAAACTATCTACAGTAAACTCTTTACCAAAAATTTCATGTATTTCAGAAAGCAACTGCTCATATCTTATAAAGTTTCCAATATTTGTATCTTTTAAAGCAAAGATATCCCCTGCTACACGATATAATTCAAGCTCATTTTCTAAAGAAAAATCTTTTAATACTTCCATTACTTTTATTAAAACTTCATTTCCTATTTCAAAACCATAAAGTTCATTAATGTCATCAAAGTTATTAATATCAATAAAAGTTAAAGCTACCATATCATCTTTTCTAAGATCTTGAGTTAATGATTCTCTATTTTTTAATCCTGTTAACTCATCATAATAGAGCTTAGTTCTTATTTGCATTGTTCTTTCAGTAATTTTTTCTTCTAAACTTCTTGTATTTTCTTGAATATAATCAAGCATTCTATTAAAGTGACTTGCTAAAACTCCTAGCTCATCGTCACTATTAATATCTGCTCTTGCATTTAAATTACCATTTTTTACTAATTCTGCATTTTTAGTTAATACTTCAATTGGCCGTAAAAGTTTTTGTACAAAAAGTATAGCAATTGACATAAGAACCAACAGTAAAATAACTGATAAATTGATAATTAAAGAATCAATTTCATCTGCTTTTTTTTCTAAATCTTTTTTATAAACAGAAGAGACTATATACCACTCAAAGAAATCATTATATTTAATCCAAGCTAGCTTTTTATCATCTATATTGTTTTTATTCCAAGAATACTCCCAAACTTTTCCATTTTTATAAGCATTTTCAAAACTCTTAAAAGAAATAGCTTTTTCAAAACTTTCTGAACTATCTTTTAGTAACTCTTTATTGGGATGCATGATGATATTGTAGTTTTTATCTAAAATATAAATATAACTATTTTCTTTAGATAATAAAGAATCTATAAGAGGTCTAAGTTTTTTGATTGTTTTATCTTTTTGAGCTTCAATTTCTATTTCTATATGTGAATCATAAACTGCAGAAGAAATAATCATATCAAATGGTTCAAAATAAATACTATGAACTAACTTATCAGAAGTAGCTTTACTATTTGGTTTTTCCCAGCTATATCTTGTATATGTCTCTTTTTCTTCAATAGAGTTTTTAATCACTGTAGGAATAAAGATTTTACCTTTTGAGTCTTTTAGATTATAAATATTTTGACCAATATACTCTTTAGTAGGATGATATAAAACCTCACCTTTTGTATTTATTACATAAATATAATCATCATGTCCATACTCTATTTTAGAGATAATAGATAAAGCACTATTAGTAGCCTTCTCTTTTGTATAAAGTCCTTCTTTGAACATTTCATTATATGATGAAGCAATATTATAAGCAAGATAAGAGATTTCTCTTATTTTTTGACGATAGTCTCTCTCTTTTAAAGTTTTAAATTCATTTAATTGTTCTTCTCGTGAAGCAATAATAGTTGAAACCTTGTCAAGTTGTTGTTTAACTTGATTGGTTTCAAAATCAACTAAATATTTTGTAACTTTTGGAGATATTACAAAGATTATAAAAGATAAATATACACAGACAATAAAAACAAAAACTGCTCCTATTTTAAGAAAAATTTTGTTTTTCATATAATTAATTTAGCTTTTTACAAATACTTTGCCCATATTTAACAGATTGACCAGTTAATTCTTCTAACTGAACAAAATCTTTTTCCCAGAACATTACAACGGTAGAACCCATTTTAAAGTAACCAAGACAGTCACCTTTTTTAATTTTCATATCTTCATACTCATAAATTTGAATATCTCTAATCTTAGTATTTGTTTCAACTCTTGGTTCAAAGTCAAATACCATTTGACCAACATTTAATGCTCCAACAAAAACCATATAAAAGATTTTATCTTCATGAGTACACTCTAAAATTACTCTTTCATTTTCAGCAAAAAGGTCAATTTGTTTATTTAAATATTTTAGATTTACAGGATATAACTTTCCTGGAACATGAAGTAATCTTTTTATTTCAAAATCACTAGGTGCATGGTATCTATGATAATCCTTTGGAGATAGATAGAAGTTCATATATTCTCCATCTACTAACTTTGAAAAATTATCTGCACAATTATAAGTTAACAACTCTTCGAATGAGTATTCCATACCTTTTATTTGTAAAGCTAAATCTCCATCAACTTGTCCACATTGTGTAATTAAACTATCTGTTGGAGAAATAAATACTTTCTCATCTTTATTAATTTCTCTTGCAATTGCTAACTCTCTTGTAAAAAGGTCATTCAGTGATTTGTAGAATTTTTCATTTCTAAACTCACTCATATCAAGCTTTAAACTCTTTACATATATTTTATTAATAAATTTCTGTATAAATGCTGGAAATTCTGTTTTTGCAAACTTTCCAAAGTATTGAGAGATAATATTTGTAATATGCATCTTTCCCCTTAATTTTTGTACTAAATATATATTTTATCTAAATATTACTTGATTTTATTAAAGCTATTACATAAATTATTATTATAAGTCTATTTAAATTTTTTTTTGATAATCTTCGAAAAAAAATTATTATAGGAGAAATTTTTAATGCATAAAGTTATTGTAGAAACAGAATGTGGTTGTTTTAGAAGAAGTGATTTAGAAAACAACTTAGAATTTAACTCAAAAGATGATGCTTTAAGTAAAGCAATTCAAATGAAAAATCAAATGAACTTAGAGTTCTGTAAAAAACATGAATTCGATTTAGTAGAGCATGGAAATAATTTTGTTATCAATTTTAGACAAGAAGCTCCATCTTCATGTTGTGGAACAGGATGCTGTAGTTAAGAAGCACAGTAATTTATTACTACTGTGCAAACTCTTTAGGAACAAGTATTGTTAACTTTCCTTGTTCCTTCATCCCTCCAGCATAAAGCTCTGCATCTTCTCCATTTCCATAGAAAAAATCTGCTCTTATTTCCCCTTTAATTGCTCCACCAACATCAGCTGCAACCATTAATCTATCTATCTTATCTTGCGTAACAGAATTTTTTGTATTGATAAAAACTGGCATTCCTAGTGGAATATATCTTCTATCAACAGCAAGATTTCTTTCTGCTGTTAAAGCTGTTCCTAAAGCCCCCGTTGCACCTTGACCTCTTTTTGAGAAAAAGATATAACTTTCATTTTCATGTAAAACTTCATCTACTCTATTAGGATTTGCTTCTAAATAGGCTTTAATTCCTTGCATTGAAGCTCCATAACCTTTTAGAACACCTTCATCTAAAAGCATTCTTCCTATTCCTTTATATTTATGTCCATTTTGATTTGCATAACCTACATTTATTGTTTCACCAGTATCTAATAATACTTTTCCTGAACCTTGAATATGTAAGAAAAATAGATCAAATCTATCATCTACATAACAAATAGCTTCTAAATCATCTCTTTTATTAATTGCTTCTCTATCATCATAAGGGATAATTTTATTTCCCTCAATTTTTCCTCTTAACCTATATTTTTTCAGTTCTGGATAAATAGAAGATAAGTCAACAATATACATATCTTTTGGAGTCTTATAAATTGGATACTTATATTTTGAAGTTTTTGTTAAGCTACCTCTTAATAACGGTTCATAATAACCTGTGATAACACCTTTATTTGTACCATTTTTATTATATAGTTCATAAGCAACAAAATTTTCTGTAAAAAATTTAGAACCATTTGTAGCCACTTGTGCTTTTTCACATACATTTTTAAATAGATTAAATCTCTTTGACCGTTTACAGTCTTTTTTAAAAACTTCTAAGGCATAGTTTAAGTTATCTTCATAAAAACCTTCAATTGTATTTAAATCAACTTTTAATACTTGTGCTTGTGATATTTTTTCTAATTTTTGTAAATTTAAAGGCTCTTTTTGAGAACAGCCTGTAAAAAATAAAATAAAAAGAAGTGTAGATGAAATAATCAGCTTCATTTTTTGTCCTTCAAACTTTTTGGAATTCTAACATTTGAAAGTTAATAGAAGATTACATAGAACAATTAGATAGTGAGCTTTGAGAATAAACCTCTTTTAATCCACAAGTTTTGCAAGAGTATTCAATATCAATAACTCCAGAACAACCATGATTTTTTAATACTCTTGTAGTAATTATTTCTACTTTAAAAGTAGTTTTTGTTTTTTCATCATAAAAAGTTTTTGCTTTATCACCACAGGCAGGGCAAATACCTTTATTTAATTTATCAACTCTTGAATGTTTATTTTTGTAGTAAAGTAAGATAGAGAAGACTACTATTAAAAAAGTTAATAGTAAAAAAATTAGAGTTTGCATGAAGTAGAGATTACTCTACTTCAGCATCGATAACATCGTCATCGTCTTTTTTTGCTTTTTGATTTGGTTGTGCACCAGCACCTGCTTGGTCACCACCTTCTTTTTTATACATTGCTTCTGCCAACTTGTGAGAAACCTCAGTTAAAGCTTTTACTTTCTCTTCAATTTGCTCTTTAGTTGCATTTTCATCTTTTAGAACTTCTTCTAAAGCTGCAGCTGCATCAATAATTGCAGTTTTTTCTTCAGCAGAAACTGCATTTTCATTCTCTTCTAAAGTCTTTTTAGTTGAGTGTAATAATGCATCAGCTTGGTTTCTAATTTCAATTACCTCTTTTTTCTTAGCATCTGCTTCTTTATTAGCTTCTGCTTCTTGAACCATTTTTTCAATCTCTTCATCAGATAATCCAGATGAACCAGAGATAGTAATTTTATTCTCTTTTCCAGTTCCTTTATCTTTTGCAGATACATTTAAAACACCATTTGCATCAATATCAAATGTTACTTCAATTTGAGGAACACCTCTTGGAGCTGCTGGGATATCTGATAATTCAAACATACCTAAAGATTTATTATCCTTAGCAAACTCTCTTTCTCCTTGAGAAACATGAATTGATACTGCTGGTTGATTATCTTCAGCTGTAGAGAATACTTGAGACTTTTTAACTGGAATTGTAGTTCCTTTATCAATTAACTTAGTCATAACTCCACCAAGAGTTTCAATACCAAGTGATAATGGAGTTACATCAAGTAATAATACGTCTTTAACATCTCCTCTTAATACACCAGCTTGAACAGCAGCACCTGCAGCAACAACTTCATCTGGGTTTACACCTTTATTTAAATCTTTTCCAAAATACTCTCTAACTACTTGGTTAGCTTTTGGTAATCTTGTAGAACCACCAACCATAATTACTTCTTGAATCTCACCTTTATCTAATCCAGCATCTTTTAATGCTACTTTGATATGGTCTAAAGTTTCATTAATTAAATTCTCAGTCATAGACTCAAATTTTGCTCTTGTTAATGATTTAACTAAGTGAACTGGTCCTGCATTACCCATAGAAATAAATGGTAAGTTAA
This sequence is a window from Halarcobacter bivalviorum. Protein-coding genes within it:
- a CDS encoding EAL domain-containing protein, encoding MKNKIFLKIGAVFVFIVCVYLSFIIFVISPKVTKYLVDFETNQVKQQLDKVSTIIASREEQLNEFKTLKERDYRQKIREISYLAYNIASSYNEMFKEGLYTKEKATNSALSIISKIEYGHDDYIYVINTKGEVLYHPTKEYIGQNIYNLKDSKGKIFIPTVIKNSIEEKETYTRYSWEKPNSKATSDKLVHSIYFEPFDMIISSAVYDSHIEIEIEAQKDKTIKKLRPLIDSLLSKENSYIYILDKNYNIIMHPNKELLKDSSESFEKAISFKSFENAYKNGKVWEYSWNKNNIDDKKLAWIKYNDFFEWYIVSSVYKKDLEKKADEIDSLIINLSVILLLVLMSIAILFVQKLLRPIEVLTKNAELVKNGNLNARADINSDDELGVLASHFNRMLDYIQENTRSLEEKITERTMQIRTKLYYDELTGLKNRESLTQDLRKDDMVALTFIDINNFDDINELYGFEIGNEVLIKVMEVLKDFSLENELELYRVAGDIFALKDTNIGNFIRYEQLLSEIHEIFGKEFTVDSLGIDLFLSVSLGVSISQNDSIKSANIALKKAKQMGYKTMVYNKEIDTKENIKKMMHWKDKIKYAIDNDKVVPFFQPIFDKNENLIKYETLMRIKDDVDGKVHYLSPGNFFDVAIKTKQYFKLNQIVIKKAFDNIDTIGKMVSVNISFSDILNLDFMDFIEREVRVLTKEQREKIVFEILESDFISDHKVLDEFILTYRKKGIKFAIDDFGTGYSNFTHVLNIKPEYIKIDGSLIKDIDKNQTSYEMVKSIIDFCKSLKIIVVVEFIHNETVYKILQDLGADEYQGFYLGEPAPLF
- a CDS encoding phosphatidylserine decarboxylase, which produces MHITNIISQYFGKFAKTEFPAFIQKFINKIYVKSLKLDMSEFRNEKFYKSLNDLFTRELAIAREINKDEKVFISPTDSLITQCGQVDGDLALQIKGMEYSFEELLTYNCADNFSKLVDGEYMNFYLSPKDYHRYHAPSDFEIKRLLHVPGKLYPVNLKYLNKQIDLFAENERVILECTHEDKIFYMVFVGALNVGQMVFDFEPRVETNTKIRDIQIYEYEDMKIKKGDCLGYFKMGSTVVMFWEKDFVQLEELTGQSVKYGQSICKKLN
- a CDS encoding murein transglycosylase A, giving the protein MKLIISSTLLFILFFTGCSQKEPLNLQKLEKISQAQVLKVDLNTIEGFYEDNLNYALEVFKKDCKRSKRFNLFKNVCEKAQVATNGSKFFTENFVAYELYNKNGTNKGVITGYYEPLLRGSLTKTSKYKYPIYKTPKDMYIVDLSSIYPELKKYRLRGKIEGNKIIPYDDREAINKRDDLEAICYVDDRFDLFFLHIQGSGKVLLDTGETINVGYANQNGHKYKGIGRMLLDEGVLKGYGASMQGIKAYLEANPNRVDEVLHENESYIFFSKRGQGATGALGTALTAERNLAVDRRYIPLGMPVFINTKNSVTQDKIDRLMVAADVGGAIKGEIRADFFYGNGEDAELYAGGMKEQGKLTILVPKEFAQ
- the dnaK gene encoding molecular chaperone DnaK, with translation MSKVIGIDLGTTNSCMAVYENGEAKVIPNKEGKNTTPSIVAFTDKGEVLVGDPAKRQAITNPEKTIYSVKRIMGLMMDEENAKEAQSKVGYKIVDRNGAAAVDIAGKVYTPQEISAKILGKLKADAEEYLGAPVTDAVITVPAYFNDAQRKATQEAGTIAGLNVLRIINEPTAASLAYGLDKKGEEKVLVYDLGGGTFDVTVLEIGDGTFEVLSTDGNAFLGGDDFDNAIIDWLAKEFESENGFDIKNDKMALQRLKDAAENAKKELSSAESTEINLPFISMGNAGPVHLVKSLTRAKFESMTENLINETLDHIKVALKDAGLDKGEIQEVIMVGGSTRLPKANQVVREYFGKDLNKGVNPDEVVAAGAAVQAGVLRGDVKDVLLLDVTPLSLGIETLGGVMTKLIDKGTTIPVKKSQVFSTAEDNQPAVSIHVSQGEREFAKDNKSLGMFELSDIPAAPRGVPQIEVTFDIDANGVLNVSAKDKGTGKENKITISGSSGLSDEEIEKMVQEAEANKEADAKKKEVIEIRNQADALLHSTKKTLEENENAVSAEEKTAIIDAAAALEEVLKDENATKEQIEEKVKALTEVSHKLAEAMYKKEGGDQAGAGAQPNQKAKKDDDDVIDAEVE